From a single Kitasatospora sp. NBC_00458 genomic region:
- a CDS encoding sugar ABC transporter substrate-binding protein produces MSNGLRHVVAVVAVASVGLGLAACGSAKESTGSTSSGSAASGSAASGGTIKIGLLLPETKTTRYEQFDRPLIEQKIKELAPTAQIDYYNANENATTQQTQVDTALTKGDQVLILDAVDSKSIQSSVQKAHDAGVKVIAYDRLAQGPVDAYVSFDNKKVGELQGQALVAAVGDKANAGQIIMINGSPTDPNAADFKAGAHSAIDGKLQIGKEYDTPNWDPNNANQEAAAAITAIGAPNVVGVYSANDGMAAGIATALKAAGISVPLTGQDAQLDGVQRILAGTQTMSIYKPFKPETEITAEIAVDFAEGKTPPPALLPTTVTNGSGNTVPANLITPVVLTKDNIKSTVIADGLYTAQQICTPDYAAACAEAGIS; encoded by the coding sequence ATGAGCAACGGTCTTCGCCACGTCGTCGCGGTGGTCGCGGTGGCGTCGGTCGGACTCGGCCTGGCGGCCTGCGGCAGCGCCAAGGAGTCGACCGGCAGCACGTCCTCGGGCAGCGCGGCCTCGGGCAGCGCCGCCTCGGGCGGGACGATCAAGATCGGCCTGCTGCTGCCGGAGACCAAGACGACGCGGTACGAGCAGTTCGACCGCCCGCTGATCGAGCAGAAGATCAAGGAACTGGCGCCGACCGCCCAGATCGACTACTACAACGCCAACGAGAACGCGACGACCCAGCAGACCCAGGTCGACACCGCCCTCACCAAGGGCGACCAGGTGCTGATCCTGGACGCCGTCGACTCCAAGTCGATCCAGTCCTCCGTCCAGAAGGCGCACGACGCCGGGGTCAAGGTGATCGCGTACGACCGCCTGGCGCAGGGCCCCGTCGACGCCTACGTGTCGTTCGACAACAAGAAGGTCGGCGAGCTCCAGGGACAGGCCCTGGTGGCGGCGGTCGGCGACAAGGCGAACGCCGGGCAGATCATCATGATCAACGGCTCGCCGACCGACCCCAACGCGGCCGACTTCAAGGCCGGCGCGCACAGCGCGATCGACGGGAAGCTCCAGATCGGCAAGGAGTACGACACCCCCAACTGGGACCCGAACAACGCCAACCAGGAGGCCGCCGCGGCGATCACCGCGATCGGCGCACCCAACGTCGTCGGCGTCTACTCGGCCAACGACGGCATGGCCGCCGGCATCGCGACCGCGCTCAAGGCCGCCGGCATCAGCGTTCCGCTGACCGGCCAGGACGCCCAGCTCGACGGCGTCCAGCGGATCCTGGCGGGCACCCAGACCATGTCGATCTACAAGCCGTTCAAGCCGGAGACGGAGATCACGGCCGAGATCGCGGTCGACTTCGCGGAGGGGAAGACGCCCCCGCCGGCGCTGCTACCGACCACGGTGACCAACGGCAGCGGCAACACCGTGCCGGCCAACCTGATCACCCCGGTCGTGCTGACCAAGGACAACATCAAGTCCACGGTGATCGCCGACGGCCTCTACACCGCGCAGCAGATCTGCACCCCCGACTACGCCGCGGCCTGCGCCGAGGCCGGCATCTCGTAG
- a CDS encoding acyltransferase domain-containing protein — MPKTPIAVLFPGQGAFYGRALADLRDEFPEVAPVLSDIRDAARPLLGGEAVDQLFDARTPDTAQLLREAPEALQLAIYAVSTAAFTVLRARGLRPDVLIGHSLGEIAALVAAGAFTAADGAEIVCHRSIALREAGLGDAYMAALGTDADRAQRVLDVVGDPLTGIAVENHAGQTVLSGRAESLDTVGRLAGVLRIDFARLKSPYAFHSPLLGPAAEKFAERIGDIRQRPLETAVYSPILGRAYRDGDVLTELLAGHFTSRVRFADAVREQLSGGAVPVFVESGALDALSRIVGRIVESPVVTVPTLLPEAGGAAVLRQALDRLASAGAVEPAPAGHSSADHLRYALLSDVLVEDFEEFWNGRGEEVREFTRQAYLTYAGAQAGRTGGAGASAAVAEAVVAPVVEAAAAPAVDRDSLVRQLADIYAEALEYPAEVFEEGTDLEAELGVDSVKQTELLVRVGNRYELPPRPSDVRPAAYNTLGKIADLILASGGTA; from the coding sequence ATGCCTAAAACTCCGATCGCCGTTCTCTTCCCGGGGCAGGGCGCTTTCTACGGCCGTGCGCTCGCCGATCTCCGGGACGAATTCCCCGAGGTCGCACCGGTCCTCTCCGACATCCGTGACGCTGCCCGGCCGCTGCTCGGCGGCGAGGCCGTTGACCAGCTGTTCGACGCCCGGACGCCGGACACCGCGCAGCTGCTCCGGGAGGCCCCGGAAGCGCTCCAGCTGGCCATCTACGCCGTCTCGACGGCCGCTTTCACCGTGCTGCGGGCACGCGGTCTGCGCCCGGACGTCCTGATCGGCCACAGCCTCGGCGAGATTGCCGCACTGGTCGCCGCGGGCGCCTTCACCGCGGCCGACGGCGCGGAGATCGTTTGCCACCGGAGCATCGCGCTGCGTGAGGCCGGTCTCGGAGACGCCTACATGGCCGCCCTCGGCACCGACGCCGACCGGGCGCAGCGGGTCCTCGACGTCGTCGGGGACCCGCTGACCGGCATCGCGGTGGAGAACCACGCCGGGCAGACGGTGCTCTCCGGCCGGGCCGAGTCGCTGGACACGGTCGGCCGGCTCGCGGGGGTGCTGCGGATCGACTTCGCCCGGCTCAAGTCGCCCTACGCCTTCCACAGCCCGCTGCTCGGCCCGGCCGCGGAGAAGTTCGCCGAGCGCATCGGGGACATCCGCCAGCGCCCGCTGGAGACGGCGGTGTACTCGCCCATCCTCGGCCGGGCCTACCGGGACGGGGACGTCCTGACCGAGCTGCTGGCCGGGCACTTCACCAGCCGGGTGCGCTTCGCCGACGCCGTCCGCGAGCAGCTGTCGGGCGGCGCGGTGCCGGTGTTCGTCGAGAGCGGCGCCCTGGACGCGCTCAGCCGGATCGTCGGCAGGATCGTCGAGTCGCCCGTGGTCACCGTGCCGACCCTGCTGCCCGAGGCGGGCGGCGCCGCCGTACTGCGGCAGGCCCTCGACCGGCTCGCCTCGGCCGGTGCGGTCGAGCCCGCGCCGGCCGGCCACTCCTCGGCCGACCACCTGCGGTACGCGCTGCTGTCCGACGTGCTGGTCGAGGACTTCGAGGAGTTCTGGAACGGGCGCGGCGAGGAGGTGCGGGAGTTCACGCGCCAGGCGTACCTGACCTACGCGGGCGCGCAGGCCGGCCGGACCGGCGGTGCGGGTGCGTCGGCCGCGGTCGCGGAGGCGGTCGTCGCGCCGGTCGTCGAGGCGGCCGCGGCGCCGGCCGTGGACCGGGACTCCCTGGTGCGGCAGCTGGCCGACATCTACGCCGAGGCGCTGGAGTACCCGGCCGAGGTCTTCGAGGAGGGCACCGACCTGGAGGCCGAGCTGGGCGTCGACTCGGTCAAGCAGACGGAGCTGCTGGTGCGGGTGGGCAACCGCTACGAGCTGCCGCCGCGCCCCTCGGACGTGCGGCCGGCCGCGTACAACACCCTCGGCAAGATCGCGGACCTGATCCTCGCGTCGGGCGGGACGGCGTGA
- a CDS encoding cytochrome P450 — MSVSGELRGKVALVTGGARNVGKVIAKRLAADGALVVINHLHSPGPARETQAEIERAGGQAYVLRASVAVRGQVDRMFDEIGERFGGLDILVNNAANGALVPSGEVTEQLLDRALGTNLKGGLACAQRAAALMAGRGGGSIVNVSTLGGGQFVMANYLACGPAKAAVEAMTRYLAVDHARDGVRVNTAAAGMLYSDVVDLFPDAERMQRATVEATPMGRLGHPEELAEVVAFLASPRSSWITGQLILADGGLSTGQALLSPPRAEVVPVPPTVPVSAIVPAPAVAVTGPAPAVPVKAVPVAAVPVLTEALAAAAPVTAAVAAAVASPADLVVPVVTAPPAPAAAPVSVPASVLAAVTPAGPARTPASAAAPVSLPAEGGASFDDCDDDEIAIVGMGIVVPGANDLEEYWHELLHGADRFVEIPADRWDNDKFHSADKRDEDKTYSKRSAFITDFVPHPRLAGELAAAGIDPDSVESTTLWLRHSLMQAMEGVARGADDRCSFLVGYTADGSQHLEEATVRAGVLGRIGPILDGLGLPAADRAAALDAIGRRLTGQYPRSGPEPLEFFPHRVGLNAMRGLLPEQAELLLVDTACSSSLYAVDLGLKGLLEGRHDIAVCSGSFAVGPRGSILFAKLNGLSVSGEVRSLDTASDGVLFSDGAATVVLKRLGKARRDGDRVLATIRSFGSSSDGKGKAIYAPSAAGQKLAIRRALDRPGMADVRPDWIVAHATGTPAGDLAEFTTLRETLGTGGPGAAPVVVTSNKSVIGHTGWAAGVASLIEVVLGFQYDLIPPQHRFTETPADFAIGSSNLVVPTEAVPWPRGGRRRTAAVSGFGFGGTNAHLVVQEPPATGRTAPPPAAGAQDPAPVQRIAIVARTAHVPGTDQADDIESWLGGTPSAEGLSFGDTYPLPSFQQVRMPPGMMRGIDRCQLMILKCAHRLRDGLGSFWEDNSETTGVVLGHLGATRNATLYATRCYLDDLTLALRTDPSLASAPWLPQALDLLRSEVRRLVPPSNEDSFPGMMPNVIPARVANYFDLKGLNMTVDTGFTSTLSAIDVAIRYLRQGELSMALVGGINGNSTDEVRQLLDDALDPGTVLAEGAFLLALVTEETAVAAGLDVLGYLDTPVADPGRPQERVPTVECGARSAGRPVCYLGAEGAVGVLQVLAREPAERDALVVCRGEDGAPDLAVRVSAPGPAAPPAAEESAQVPSEFYDERHYQDEHPLLVTRQVPGLTESPGRPVRDEVPFWPAEPTVVLTDRPETVTAAGAPGGTLVLSTVPGGPGIRHVADAESVRALLDEADPDHRIRHIRLITDLSAADAVGPAESEALTALHELLFLVVQQRHGALADPAGASCVGLLLGAMTDRTPHPATGLFTGLFKVIHLEYPHCLTYALVTGVREAGTGAAQAARESGLERGLPVAYHDGGRRFTVTLSAEPGELVPPGEAVLGPDGVVVAVGGGRGITAELLTEVARHFRPTLYVLGSNPVDSHPREYLELDDEAFAKGRADYIRRQLALRTGRNPAQLNREYERIGQARVIRANLDRMAAHSGAAAVHYLTCDVGDPEQVMAAMDRVHAESGRIDLLINAAGLNRSAPIATKSLAEFRQVRDLKVRGYANLKAALRGRAPLAWCNFGSLLGMTGQVGEADYASGNDFLGTSATYHHQVLGAQEFTIGWTLWGEVGLGANELTKAYFEKSGLYSAMSTAEGVHHFVRELNLAKTSPYTVHLGDAERRAVEGLLPGFLDPAPQHPAPQRPAPQRPAAAAQPAGGPGAVSAGAPAAVPPGVPAVLPGAAPAGASFYLGEVLERAADSVTFERVFDLETDDYLRHHRVGDVPTLPGTFVTEIAFEAASWLVPGLQVYAFEDLRFHHFLKVREQDRAGLRKRIRAEVVDRRPDLDQAVVAVRITGDVVAPNGTVLVKDRLHFEVRVLMSGSLPAAPDWKPWYPAAETPVPDPYHSPGSPVMLTDLFVSTADTRLHPEGKRATYDLRLPSDHRVFAGFGMPVVLLDGLARTGVLALVDGDLVPLAAPLGIGRIDVYEHGGDCRVAERYGRIDLYAVLPDADADGRAPGTGNRFVAVRPDGRVLLQMKDLAWTLMGYLDRGTGRFLTPEQAAAASTAGTAGAERNERTEQTESAEQTEQTEQTESSGVVAPMGKAEAGAAGAPTPVTTVPQSTATEPRSTVTTPQSLPDPRPAAAAPERRPPRRPSAPAEPGTARPAPGPRGLRTVPGSLRRFQRNAPGFFRDLGRSYGDTVRLPLGFFTVHLNYHPDNVRYVLQDNNQNYVRGKGYDRFKIFMGMGLLTLDGEEWKQHRRVVNPLFHKTAIDGMATTMTDSTTTVLDRWERAASAENGVDVVPEMMELTLGALGKVMFDTDLHPVSDRVGPAMVTSIEAMVFRGTLNQLTPDVVPIPYNLRIRKARRLMYDVVDEIVESHRAGRHEGLTDLVSLLLQARDESGGEWTRQQIRDEIMTVFMAGHETTGTGLAWALYELAKDPEAQERLHEEVERVLGGRTPGIGDLDRLPYTRMVADETLRLHPPIWVYPRDAVQEDEVGGWRVPAGGSVFMVPYVTHRHPDFWVDPERFDPERFSEENRARQPRYAYFPFGGGQRKCIGNQMAVVQMHLTLAMVAQRFRLRVVPDHPLTLGTLVSFRPLDGIRLVVEPRKR; from the coding sequence GTGAGCGTCTCCGGGGAGCTGCGGGGGAAGGTCGCCCTGGTCACCGGCGGGGCGCGGAACGTCGGCAAGGTCATCGCCAAGCGGCTCGCCGCCGACGGCGCGCTGGTCGTCATCAACCACCTGCACTCGCCCGGCCCGGCCCGGGAGACCCAGGCGGAGATCGAGCGGGCCGGCGGGCAGGCGTACGTGCTGCGCGCCTCGGTCGCGGTGCGCGGCCAGGTGGACCGCATGTTCGACGAGATCGGGGAGCGCTTCGGCGGGCTCGACATCCTCGTCAACAACGCCGCCAACGGTGCGCTGGTGCCGAGCGGCGAGGTCACGGAGCAGCTGCTCGACCGTGCGCTCGGCACCAACCTCAAGGGCGGGCTGGCGTGCGCCCAGCGGGCCGCCGCGCTGATGGCCGGGCGGGGCGGGGGCAGCATCGTCAACGTCTCCACCCTGGGCGGCGGGCAGTTCGTCATGGCCAACTACCTGGCCTGCGGGCCGGCGAAGGCCGCCGTCGAGGCGATGACCCGCTACCTGGCCGTCGACCACGCCCGCGACGGTGTGCGGGTCAACACGGCCGCGGCCGGCATGCTGTACAGCGACGTGGTGGACCTCTTCCCGGACGCCGAGCGCATGCAGCGCGCCACGGTCGAGGCCACGCCGATGGGGAGGCTCGGCCACCCGGAGGAACTGGCCGAGGTGGTGGCCTTCCTGGCGTCCCCCCGGTCGAGCTGGATCACCGGGCAGCTGATCCTCGCCGACGGCGGGCTCTCGACGGGGCAGGCCCTGCTCTCGCCGCCCCGTGCGGAGGTGGTGCCGGTGCCGCCGACGGTGCCGGTCTCGGCGATCGTGCCCGCACCGGCGGTCGCGGTGACCGGACCGGCTCCGGCCGTCCCGGTCAAGGCCGTCCCGGTCGCGGCCGTTCCGGTCCTGACCGAGGCCCTCGCCGCCGCCGCTCCGGTCACCGCGGCCGTCGCCGCCGCCGTGGCGTCCCCGGCCGACCTCGTGGTCCCGGTCGTGACGGCGCCGCCCGCCCCGGCGGCCGCACCGGTGTCGGTACCGGCGTCGGTACTGGCGGCCGTCACCCCGGCCGGACCGGCGCGGACCCCGGCGTCCGCGGCCGCCCCCGTGAGCCTCCCGGCCGAGGGCGGCGCGTCGTTCGACGACTGCGACGACGACGAGATCGCCATCGTCGGCATGGGCATCGTCGTGCCCGGGGCCAACGACCTGGAGGAGTACTGGCACGAACTCCTCCACGGGGCCGACCGGTTCGTGGAGATCCCGGCGGACCGCTGGGACAACGACAAGTTCCACTCGGCCGACAAGCGCGACGAGGACAAGACCTACTCCAAGCGGTCGGCGTTCATCACCGACTTCGTGCCGCACCCGCGGCTGGCCGGGGAGCTGGCCGCGGCCGGGATCGACCCGGACTCCGTCGAGTCGACCACGCTGTGGCTGCGCCACTCGCTGATGCAGGCGATGGAAGGCGTGGCGCGCGGCGCGGACGACCGGTGCTCGTTCCTGGTCGGCTACACCGCGGACGGCAGCCAGCACCTGGAGGAGGCGACCGTCCGGGCCGGGGTGCTGGGCCGGATCGGGCCGATCCTGGACGGGCTCGGCCTCCCGGCCGCCGACCGCGCCGCCGCGCTCGACGCCATCGGGCGGCGGCTGACCGGGCAGTACCCGCGCAGCGGTCCCGAGCCGCTGGAGTTCTTCCCGCACCGGGTGGGCCTCAACGCGATGCGGGGCCTGCTGCCGGAGCAGGCCGAGCTGCTGCTCGTGGACACCGCCTGCTCGTCCTCCCTGTACGCGGTGGACCTCGGCCTCAAGGGCCTGCTGGAGGGGCGCCACGACATCGCGGTGTGCAGCGGCTCGTTCGCCGTGGGACCGCGCGGTTCGATCCTCTTCGCGAAGCTCAACGGCCTGTCCGTGAGCGGGGAGGTGCGCTCCCTGGACACCGCCAGCGACGGGGTGCTGTTCTCGGACGGCGCCGCGACCGTCGTGCTCAAGCGGCTGGGCAAGGCCCGCCGGGACGGCGACCGGGTGCTGGCGACCATCCGCAGCTTCGGGTCGTCCTCCGACGGCAAGGGCAAGGCCATCTACGCCCCCAGCGCGGCGGGGCAGAAGCTGGCGATCCGGCGCGCGCTGGACCGGCCGGGCATGGCGGACGTGCGGCCCGACTGGATCGTCGCGCACGCCACCGGCACCCCCGCGGGCGACCTGGCGGAGTTCACCACCCTGCGCGAGACGCTGGGCACCGGTGGGCCCGGGGCCGCGCCGGTGGTCGTCACGTCGAACAAGTCCGTGATCGGACACACCGGTTGGGCCGCGGGCGTGGCGTCGCTGATCGAGGTCGTGCTGGGCTTCCAGTACGACCTGATCCCGCCGCAGCACCGGTTCACCGAGACCCCGGCGGACTTCGCGATCGGCTCCTCCAACCTGGTCGTGCCCACCGAGGCCGTGCCGTGGCCGCGCGGCGGGCGGCGCAGGACGGCGGCGGTGTCCGGCTTCGGCTTCGGCGGCACCAACGCGCACCTGGTCGTCCAGGAGCCGCCCGCCACCGGGCGGACCGCGCCGCCGCCGGCCGCCGGGGCGCAGGACCCCGCCCCGGTGCAGCGCATCGCGATCGTCGCCCGGACCGCGCACGTGCCGGGCACGGACCAGGCCGACGACATCGAGTCCTGGCTGGGCGGGACGCCGTCGGCGGAGGGCCTCTCCTTCGGCGACACCTACCCGCTGCCGTCGTTCCAGCAGGTGCGGATGCCCCCCGGCATGATGCGCGGCATCGACCGCTGCCAGCTGATGATCCTCAAGTGCGCGCACCGGCTGCGCGACGGCCTCGGCTCGTTCTGGGAGGACAACAGCGAGACCACCGGTGTGGTGCTCGGCCACCTGGGCGCCACCCGCAACGCCACGCTCTACGCGACCCGTTGCTACCTGGACGACCTCACCCTCGCGCTGCGGACCGACCCGTCGCTCGCGTCGGCGCCCTGGCTGCCGCAGGCGCTCGACCTGCTCAGGTCCGAGGTGCGGCGGCTCGTCCCGCCGTCGAACGAGGACTCCTTCCCCGGCATGATGCCGAACGTGATCCCGGCCCGGGTCGCCAACTACTTCGACCTCAAGGGCCTCAACATGACGGTCGACACGGGGTTCACCTCCACCCTGAGCGCGATCGACGTCGCCATCCGCTACCTGCGGCAGGGCGAGCTGTCGATGGCGCTGGTCGGCGGCATCAACGGCAACAGCACCGACGAGGTGCGACAGCTGCTGGACGACGCGCTCGACCCCGGCACGGTCCTGGCCGAGGGCGCCTTCCTCCTCGCCCTGGTGACCGAGGAGACGGCCGTCGCCGCCGGGCTCGACGTCCTGGGCTACCTGGACACCCCGGTCGCCGACCCGGGCCGTCCGCAGGAGCGGGTGCCGACGGTCGAGTGCGGGGCCCGGTCGGCCGGTCGGCCGGTCTGCTACCTGGGCGCCGAGGGCGCGGTCGGCGTCCTCCAGGTGCTGGCGCGGGAACCGGCGGAGCGCGACGCGCTGGTCGTCTGCCGCGGTGAGGACGGCGCGCCCGACCTCGCGGTGCGCGTCTCGGCCCCCGGGCCGGCGGCCCCGCCCGCCGCGGAGGAAAGCGCCCAGGTGCCGTCCGAGTTCTACGACGAGCGCCACTACCAGGACGAGCACCCGCTGCTGGTCACCCGGCAGGTGCCCGGGCTGACCGAGAGCCCGGGCCGCCCGGTGCGCGACGAGGTGCCGTTCTGGCCCGCGGAGCCCACCGTCGTCCTGACCGACCGGCCCGAGACGGTGACCGCGGCCGGGGCCCCCGGGGGCACCCTGGTGCTGTCCACCGTGCCCGGCGGCCCCGGGATCCGGCACGTGGCGGACGCGGAGAGCGTCCGGGCGCTGCTGGACGAGGCGGACCCGGACCACCGGATCCGGCACATCCGGCTGATCACCGACCTGTCCGCCGCCGACGCGGTCGGGCCGGCGGAGTCCGAGGCGCTCACGGCGCTGCACGAACTGCTGTTCCTGGTGGTGCAGCAGCGGCACGGGGCGCTGGCCGACCCGGCCGGCGCCAGCTGCGTCGGACTGCTGCTCGGCGCGATGACCGACCGGACGCCGCACCCCGCCACGGGCCTGTTCACGGGCCTGTTCAAGGTCATCCACCTGGAGTACCCGCACTGCCTGACGTACGCGCTGGTCACCGGGGTGCGGGAGGCCGGCACCGGTGCGGCGCAGGCGGCCCGCGAGTCCGGGCTGGAACGCGGCCTGCCGGTGGCGTACCACGACGGCGGGCGGCGGTTCACCGTCACCCTCTCCGCGGAACCCGGCGAACTCGTGCCGCCGGGTGAGGCCGTCCTCGGTCCCGACGGCGTCGTGGTCGCGGTCGGCGGCGGCCGCGGGATCACCGCCGAGCTGCTGACCGAGGTCGCCCGGCACTTCCGGCCCACGCTGTACGTGCTGGGCAGCAACCCGGTCGACTCCCACCCCCGGGAGTACCTGGAACTGGACGACGAGGCGTTCGCCAAGGGGCGCGCCGACTACATCCGCAGGCAGCTCGCGCTGCGGACCGGCCGCAACCCGGCGCAGCTCAACCGGGAGTACGAACGGATCGGCCAGGCCCGCGTGATCCGGGCGAACCTCGACCGGATGGCCGCGCACAGCGGCGCGGCGGCCGTGCACTACCTCACCTGCGACGTGGGCGACCCCGAGCAGGTGATGGCCGCCATGGACCGCGTCCACGCCGAGAGCGGGCGGATCGACCTCCTCATCAACGCGGCGGGGCTGAACCGTTCGGCGCCGATCGCGACCAAGAGCCTGGCGGAGTTCCGGCAGGTGCGCGACCTGAAGGTCCGCGGCTACGCCAACCTCAAGGCCGCCCTGCGCGGCCGGGCGCCGCTGGCCTGGTGCAACTTCGGTTCGCTGCTGGGGATGACGGGCCAGGTGGGGGAGGCCGACTACGCCTCGGGCAACGACTTCCTCGGCACCAGCGCGACCTACCACCACCAGGTGCTCGGGGCCCAGGAGTTCACGATCGGATGGACGCTCTGGGGCGAAGTGGGCCTCGGGGCGAACGAGTTGACCAAGGCCTACTTCGAGAAGAGCGGCCTGTACTCCGCGATGAGCACCGCGGAGGGCGTGCACCACTTCGTCCGGGAGCTGAACCTGGCGAAGACCTCGCCGTACACCGTCCACCTGGGGGACGCCGAACGGCGGGCGGTGGAGGGGCTGTTGCCCGGGTTCCTCGACCCGGCGCCACAGCATCCGGCGCCGCAGCGTCCGGCACCGCAGCGTCCGGCCGCGGCCGCGCAGCCGGCGGGCGGACCAGGTGCCGTGTCGGCGGGCGCCCCCGCGGCCGTGCCGCCGGGCGTGCCGGCCGTCCTGCCCGGGGCCGCCCCGGCGGGGGCCTCGTTCTACCTCGGTGAGGTCCTGGAGCGGGCCGCCGACTCGGTGACCTTCGAGCGGGTCTTCGACCTGGAGACCGACGACTACCTGCGGCACCACCGGGTCGGCGACGTGCCCACCCTGCCGGGGACGTTCGTGACCGAGATCGCCTTCGAGGCTGCCTCCTGGCTGGTGCCCGGCCTGCAGGTCTACGCCTTCGAGGACCTGCGGTTCCACCACTTCCTCAAGGTCCGCGAACAGGACCGGGCGGGGCTGCGGAAGAGGATCCGCGCCGAGGTCGTGGACCGGCGGCCCGACCTCGACCAGGCCGTGGTGGCGGTGCGGATCACCGGCGACGTGGTGGCGCCCAACGGCACCGTCCTGGTCAAGGACCGGCTGCACTTCGAGGTGCGGGTGCTGATGTCGGGATCGCTGCCGGCCGCGCCGGACTGGAAGCCGTGGTACCCGGCGGCCGAGACCCCGGTCCCCGACCCGTACCACAGCCCGGGCTCGCCGGTGATGCTCACCGACCTGTTCGTGTCCACCGCGGACACCCGGCTGCACCCGGAGGGCAAGCGGGCCACGTACGACCTGCGACTGCCCTCCGACCACCGGGTCTTCGCCGGCTTCGGGATGCCGGTCGTGCTCCTCGACGGCCTCGCGCGGACCGGTGTGCTGGCCCTGGTCGACGGCGACCTGGTCCCGCTGGCCGCACCGCTGGGCATCGGCCGGATCGACGTCTACGAGCACGGCGGGGACTGCCGGGTCGCCGAGCGGTACGGCCGGATCGACCTCTACGCCGTGCTGCCCGACGCCGACGCCGACGGCCGGGCCCCGGGGACGGGCAACCGCTTCGTCGCGGTCCGGCCCGACGGCCGGGTCCTGCTCCAGATGAAGGACCTGGCCTGGACGCTGATGGGCTACCTCGACCGCGGCACCGGGCGGTTCCTGACCCCCGAGCAAGCGGCGGCGGCCTCCACCGCCGGAACGGCGGGCGCCGAGCGGAACGAGCGCACCGAGCAGACCGAGAGCGCCGAGCAAACCGAGCAAACCGAGCAAACCGAGAGCAGCGGGGTGGTGGCACCGATGGGAAAAGCTGAGGCCGGCGCGGCGGGTGCGCCGACGCCGGTGACCACCGTCCCGCAGAGCACCGCGACCGAACCCCGGAGCACCGTGACCACTCCGCAGAGCCTCCCCGACCCGCGGCCCGCGGCGGCCGCGCCCGAACGGCGCCCCCCGCGGCGCCCCTCCGCCCCTGCGGAGCCCGGGACCGCGCGCCCCGCACCGGGACCGCGCGGCCTGCGGACCGTGCCCGGCAGCCTGCGGAGGTTTCAGCGGAACGCCCCCGGCTTCTTCCGCGACCTGGGCCGCTCCTACGGCGACACCGTCCGGCTGCCGCTGGGGTTCTTCACCGTCCACCTCAACTACCACCCGGACAACGTCCGGTACGTCCTCCAGGACAACAACCAGAACTACGTCCGCGGCAAGGGCTACGACCGCTTCAAGATCTTCATGGGGATGGGTCTGCTCACCCTCGACGGCGAGGAGTGGAAGCAGCACCGGCGGGTGGTCAACCCGCTGTTCCACAAGACCGCCATCGACGGCATGGCGACCACCATGACCGACTCCACCACGACGGTGCTCGACCGCTGGGAGCGGGCGGCGTCCGCCGAGAACGGCGTCGACGTGGTGCCGGAGATGATGGAGCTGACCCTCGGCGCCCTCGGCAAGGTCATGTTCGACACCGACCTGCACCCGGTCAGCGACCGGGTGGGGCCGGCGATGGTCACCTCCATCGAGGCGATGGTCTTCCGCGGAACGCTCAACCAGCTGACCCCGGACGTCGTGCCGATCCCGTACAACCTGCGGATCCGCAAGGCCCGCCGGCTGATGTACGACGTGGTGGACGAGATCGTGGAGTCCCACCGGGCGGGCCGGCACGAGGGGTTGACCGACCTGGTCAGCCTGCTGCTGCAGGCGCGCGACGAGTCGGGCGGCGAGTGGACGCGGCAGCAGATCCGCGACGAGATCATGACCGTCTTCATGGCCGGCCACGAGACCACCGGCACCGGCCTGGCGTGGGCGCTGTACGAACTGGCCAAGGACCCGGAGGCGCAGGAGCGGCTGCACGAGGAGGTCGAACGGGTCCTCGGCGGGCGGACGCCCGGGATCGGCGACCTGGACCGGCTCCCGTACACCCGGATGGTCGCCGACGAGACGCTGCGGCTGCACCCGCCGATCTGGGTCTACCCGCGCGACGCCGTCCAGGAGGACGAGGTCGGCGGCTGGCGCGTCCCGGCCGGCGGCAGCGTCTTCATGGTGCCCTACGTCACCCACCGGCACCCGGACTTCTGGGTCGACCCGGAGCGCTTCGACCCGGAGCGGTTCTCCGAGGAGAACCGCGCCCGGCAGCCGCGCTACGCCTACTTCCCGTTCGGCGGCGGCCAGCGCAAGTGCATCGGCAACCAGATGGCCGTGGTGCAGATGCACCTGACGCTGGCGATGGTCGCCCAGCGGTTCCGGCTGCGGGTGGTCCCCGACCACCCGCTGACACTGGGCACGCTGGTCTCGTTCCGGCCGCTGGACGGCATCCGCCTCGTCGTGGAGCCGAGGAAGCGATGA